Within Fusarium fujikuroi IMI 58289 draft genome, chromosome FFUJ_chr08, the genomic segment AGAGAGTCCAATTGCGCGGTGGTTTTGGGTACATATGAACCCGCGATGATAAGACCACCAACACTTTTGGATAACCCGAGCTGTCCTGCTGAGAGTGGCGGGATGGATGAGATACCTAGACGTGCTGAGACAAAAGCAGCACCTGTTCGGTACAGGAACTTCTTTCCTTGCTGCGAcgcttggagaagagcagtGACGACAACGTCGATGTCCTCATCAGCTGCCGCGTTGATGACCAGCACAACAGGGGTGTCGTTTCGCGTTGGAAGCTGCATGATCTTTTTTAAAACTGCATCGGGACCGCCAACACGGATAGTCTCCAGATCAATGGAGTCGATATTGTCATGCGGGATTTTCCCCTTGGACTTCTCCACAACGTAGTCGCGAAGATTGGAGCTCTTATATCCAAAAGTAGCATCTTTCGCGAAAGGCGTGTCAGCTGCAGGGATGAGCTGATCACCCTCATGAACGTAGTGGATATCGTTTATGGTGTATCGTCCGCCCTGGAGGAAGAACGGGCACAGAATCCACGCGTCAAACGCGCCATTCACATGCTCCACGGCCTCAGGCTCCAGCGGGAAGTGACCTCTCAAGATAGAATCACCGCGTAGCACAATTTCGTACGAGAGGTTTGTCTCTTGAGCGGCCGTCTTTAAATTGGTACAGATCTCGATCATGAGATCACGTGCTTGCTGGGGATGAAGGGCACGTGAAttggtgaggatgaagaagccattgCCTGTCCCGACCTGCTTTAATGTCGACACTAGGTTTTGGACATCCCAGACTGTTAGGATAGTGATGTCGTGACATGTTTGTGTTCCTGTTGGGTCATCATCGAGGATAACTAGCACTGGAGCTGGTGAAGAGGGGTTTTTGATATTGGAGCGTGTTTGAGTGCggagttgttgatgagaagttgGGACTTGGGGCAACGATGAGAGGGCGTCAGCCAAGACAAGTGTATTAGTCTGTGCCATTATGGAGGAGTGATGGTAGTTATGATGCTTATCGTCCTTGAGAGGCAGTGGTGTAGATGCCAATTGAGATAAATAATCATTGTCTTCCGATTCAGTTTAGGGTAGCCGACAGTTGCACCAGGTTCTTATCCGACATCCGCGAGCTGGTCCGTGTCTATCGGTCTTCATTCCTATTGACTACTTGGAGCCCCACCAGCCATTCTAATCCGGCCAAGCGCTGAAAGTCCACTGGAGACAGAATGCCTAGCAGTGAAGTTCAATGTCATTCAGCAGGCTGACATGTAATATCTATCAAAAATAGTAATGAAAATAATCTAATctagacttaattatataactcGTTATGCCACTAAGTAAGCTGGCTTAGATGGTCAGAAGGGAGTCATCATTTACCCTCAAGAACTTGTCAACTTGAATCACATTGTCTGGACCTCTtcaccatcctcgtcatAGGCGTCATCCTCGTTAAGCCTAAACATGTTAGAGGGAGAGAATGTTACCGGAGATTTGGCATTATCAATCTCACTTCGGAACGGGGCAAACGGGGGAAACACGACGCTGCCATCAGACTGGAGTCACCAGCTCTTGAACATGGTCCGCGAATCAGGCAGCGTATTGTATTTACTATTGATTGCCTCATGTTCGTAGACAATCTCTGGCGTGCTGCAGCCAGGGCAGGCGAGGATAGATGTCTCCAATCTTTTTCTGTTTGTAGCGGACCAGGGCTTAGAGCGTCAGTAAGTCAGCGTTGCGGAGAGTCTAGTCGCCATCAGTGACATCATAAAACCTGGCCAGAGACTTTAGTGGACCTGGGCTGTAGGCCAAGATTGATCCCGAAATGCGCGCAAAAATCATCCTCAGACCTGTAAGTCCCCTATTAGGTCCGTACAGCCTAAAATTGGCGGCCCAGTCGACATGCATCCTTTGTttttctatttctttttataataggcAGGTATGTGTCCCATCTGTATCTAATACTAAACCATATTGGAGTACCCAACATAACACTAAATCATTACCCGACACTTATTTAACCATTACCCGACTTACCTCGGAATATTGCCAACAGCTCAATATACAGACTGAAGATAGCTGTCGATTCTCGGCCCAGACCCATTCTTGATAAGGGAATTCAGGGTATATCTTCTCGGTGACTCCCCGCCTTAACTGCCAACCCtttatcttccttttccAACCTTTTACCATTgatagcttttattatatacctataatgAGTCCTACATCTTTCTGTGTCATTTTTGTGCCTGGTGCATGGCATCCAGCCTCAGTCTTCAAAGCGGTTGGCGACATCCTCGAACAGGCCGGGTTCAATGTCGACTACGTAGACCTTCCTTCTGTCGGTGCAGATCCGTCCATTACCGATTTCACCGCCGACGTCAAAGCCATCCAACAGGCTGTATCGCAAGCTGCCTCTAAAGGTCAAAAGgtcatcctcgtcgctcACTCGTACGGTGGCATCCCTTCAGCGGAAGCCATCGGCGCTTTTGGGTCTGGCGGCGCTGTTGAGCACTTTGTTCTCTGCTGCTCATTCATCATCCCGAAAGACAAGTCACTTATCGCTGCCTTCGGGGGCCAAGACCTCCCGTGGTGGGATATTGCGGAGGACAGGCTTTCTGTCGAAGCATCGACTCCGGAGAAAATCTTCTATAATGACCTGTCTCCCGAACAAGTCGCGGCAGTCGTCCCGACCCTGAAGCCACATAGCTACCAGGTTTTCCATACACCCCTTACGAACGAAGGGTGGCGACAAGTGTCGACTACATATATTTACTGCTCTTTGGATGCTGCAATCCCTATTCACATTCAGAAAATGATGGTGGAGGAGACTGCCAAAGGTGTTGACATTAACACTGAAGAGATTAATGCTGGACATAGTCCTTTTATTAATGTGCCTGATGCAGTCGCATCCTGCATCCAGAAGCTTTCAAAgtaaactatttatatttcctttattagctttatattataatcaTCAAGcctatctttcttttatctctAAGTATGTGGCCTATGTCATTGGTCAGTGGTAAGTCCTTCTTGTGCTCGATGCGAGGTTTCGCTGCCGGCCAGCTTCTCATATGTGCTTCCGCCTCCTTAGGAATTATTTTCACCGTTATCCAATAGCTGTTGGAAGACGTTTTCCATTTTTCTGATGGCATCCGACAAGACAGCAGCGAATAGCTGGTGGCCCTTGTCAGTCGGGCGGgtaattaacttattaaattaacgATCTTCAGtttgtctttttttcttaaaGGGTATATATAATTGATAGAAAATTTAAACCTTGAAGacttatttagtattttaaagCGAATTAATTCTTGTATTTATTAGTATGTTTCGTTCGGACAGGAACGCGGACTAACGATATCCCCGTGAACCCCCGCATTTCCCCAGCGACAGATCCCTACCATATTCGCTCTAGTTAAAGGAGTCATGTTGGCTGACTAACTCCCCCCGCGTTTTGAGTCCGCGTAACTTGGACTTGTTTTGGGTCATTATTAACCGCTAGAAAAAGTCGACGACAGAGTCAAGATGTCAAAACGGAACGGAAGTACTGCGACGCAAGAGTACGAAGGGAGTGTGGTGAGATTTTATGCAATTGATCTGCAGGTTGCATGGGCGCTGATCAGTGATAGCCTCCGCCGAAACGAGTGGCGATAACTTCCAGTTCGGAGCATCCCGTTGCTCATATCTCGAGACATATCAGGGCATGCACAACATGTCGGAAGCACAAGGTACCGTGACACCCACTGGTTCATTCAAAGAATTGACTGACGTATCTAGATCAAATGCTTTATGGACGATGCTGGACCACCATGTCGACGGtgtaaagagaagaagctgagcaACTGCGCCGTGAGCAAGAATTTGCAGACCATCATCGATGAGAAGACAGAGTATGTACACAGTTAATAATAGTGAGAATTCGCTGACTATATCAGGCTATCCGAAGCCATGCTATCAGATCTCGACCAGATGTACACAGCAGTCAAGGAGATGAGAAGTATAATGGGCTTACCAGAATTACCGCCATTACAAACATCACGAATGAATAAGCGAAAAGATtcatcagcaccaccaccacaagAGTCGACAACCCTTCAACTGGAGGACAACTATGGTCCATCGTGTGACAACTCACCGAAACTCACGCCCGAAGATGATAGACTTCCTCACGCTCCTATCCATTCTCTCTACACTCTTACTAGAATGAGAGCGCTTCGATCGCCGGGAAGTGGGAATGAGAATCCAAGTCAAGCCATCAATGATTTTATCTCTCAAGGACAGATCTCACTAACTGACGCTGAGCGGCTGTTTTGTGTTTATCGAGATCGTTTAGACGGGTTCATCTACTCTATTGGATGCCCCTACAAAACCCTTGAGCAGCTCCGCCGAAAGTCGTCAATTCTATGCGCAGCCACGCTGACCATAGCAGCGCTTCACGATCCCGCAGCTGATAAAGTGTATGGCATTTGCAATTCAGAACTTCGTCGATTGACTGAAAAGTCGATGCTGCAACGACAAGGCGACAGAGACTATTTCCGAGCTCTCAGTATCGCCTCATATTGGCTGAGTGACTTATCCTGGACATTATCAGGTCATGCGATCAGAAGAGCTGCAGAATGCAATATCCACAACAGTTACAGTCTAGCCATAAAGGACCAAtccgaagaagccatggacTCTGCGCGTATCTGGTCTATTCTTTATATCTGCGACCAGCACCTTGCTATTCTATATGACAGGCCGGCTATTATCCAGGACGACTGGCTTACGCAAGACTGGGAAGGCATTCTCAACTGTCCGCTGGCTACGGACCAGGATGAAAGACTCATGAGTCAGGTCGAATTGATGGGTATCTTGCGGAACATACGACGATTATTCGGCCCCGATAAAGGAGAGGAGATTCCTAGATTGTATCTGGGTCAAATTGGACACTATCGTCGACAGCTTGATCAGTGGATCACGAAGTGGACGGATCGGCTCCCCGGTATGTCTCTAGCTTCATTCTTACACATACAGGGCTAACAAGATGCAGAGGGCCATCCCAATATTGGAGCATTCCCACGAAAAGGCGCTCTCTTCCACTTCCACCTCGCCCAGCTATACCTCTACTCCCACGTCTTTCGCGGCCAATCAAACCAAATACCCAGCCACTTCCTCGACACAGCCTCAATGGCAGTAACTTCCGCATCCGCCATCATCGACATCCTCCTCACCGACCCTGATCTCTCCACCAGCATCGTCGGGATCCCATCTTATCTTCTCTCCATGACAGCATTCGCAGCCATGTTCCTCGCCAAAGTGTCACATAAATACGGAGATAACCTGTTCAGACGCGATCAAGCCCTGGATCAGATTACTCGACTAATCAGCCATTTTCGGTCTTTGTCCATGGGGAAGTGGCATTTGGCGAATCTTATGATTAGAGGACTGGAGACTGTGACTAGTCTATTGACCTCGCATGGAGTGCAGGATAAAGTGCAGAATGCTATTTCATCGATGATGCCTGGAAATGAGACCActcaaggtcttgaagatgtctACAACACTAATCCCGATATGTTCACTGGGATTGATGGGAACACAATGCCAACATGGGATACGACCTTTGGGCTATCACccatctttggctttgacCCTTCGTTTCTTGATGTCGATGGGTACATGCAGTCAATGGCTATCTTTCCAAACACAGAAGGATCTTCAAAGATTATCTAAATGTTGAAATATGGAACGGAACTTAAAAGTCCCCTACTACTTCAGTATCTCACTACCTAATTTGGCCTCGTAAAATACTCTGAAACTTTAGCATTATTCTTGACCCTCTGTACACACTTAGGATAGCCATGAATAGGTTGTGAACTGGTATGAGAGAAGTGATTCcatctatattataactaatcTAGACCATCGCTCGGTCTGCCTTATAGACTTTCGCTCTCACTATTCATTCAGGCTTAACAGATTATTCACCCAACGGCACAAGAAGCCCGCGGCTTTCGTTGGACCTTCCATCAGTTCCCACTAATAAATCTGACCGCCTCTCCAAAATGACCAAGAACTTCAAAGAGCCTTGAAAGTACCCCTCGCCACAGAAGTTCCTATCCCCCCCGACTTCGTGGTACCCAACAGAATTCTTCTGCTTAAAGCAAACGTCCTCGCTCCAGCCAGGCTTGAACGAGCCGCAGTTCCCGCTGATGTCACCGACAATAATGTTCCAGACTCTGTCGCCGTAGCAAGCCTGGGGCGTGCCCCATACCCCAAAAGGAGGAGGTgagttggcgatggtgacaTAGTTGCAGTATAATACTGCCACGTTGCCTCTGACAGAATAGATGTGGTGACCAGACTGAACCTGACGACCATTGCCACATTGGTTAACCAAGTCACGGACAGCATTGTCCGTGGAAGCACGGTCTATCTCCTCTGAATCTCCACAAGTGATGAATCGCAGCCCTGTGCCTTCTTGTCTTCGGTAAAGACCGAAAACGTCGTCATTGGCCGTGACTTGGTCTACCCGAGACTCATTCTTGGGCCTATCGCCGTCGGTAAGCTGGGTATGGTTGGCAACGCCAGCTTCGTGAGCCTAGGGTCAGATCTATTTTATTGAGTATTTGGCGCCTGACGAGACCTTTTGGACTGGCTTATTATATCATATCGACAGAATTGACGAGTCAGTATAAGTATCCCTGTCCTTTCGGGTACAGTTAATGCCTAGTCAATATGCTGATTTAAATTGGCGGTTGCTGTTTCCAATGCGTCCTGTGCAACTGATGGAAGCGAAATGATTCCCATCTATGCATTTATCCCAAATATTTATATGGTCTTTATCCAAACCATAAGCCTACATGCCTTGGATATTCCTTGGCCGGTATTCGCTCTCCAAATACTCCAACTCCTCCTTTGTAAACTTGACATTCAGCGCCTCCACCGACTCCTTAATTCTCTTTTCAGAATTCAGCCCCAAAATCGGATAACACCCCTTTTGCAGCACCCATGCTGTGGCAACAAGGGCCATACTAATCCCCTTATCAGCAGCAACTTTCTCAACCCGATTTACAATCTCCAAATTCGCATCTGCAAACCACGTTTCCGTCTTCTTATCACTCTGACTCCTAATCGACTGATTCGCCTCATCATTCTTGCTCGACAAAGGCTTTGCGAGAAGACCACGTGCGATGGGACTCCAGGGAATGACGCCGACACCTGTGGCTTCACAAAAGGGGAGCATTTCTCGTTCCTCTTCGCGGTACAGGAGGTTGTAGAAGGGTTGCATGGAGATGAAGGGTGTCCAGCCTTTGGATTGGGCGATATATTGGAGACGGGCGAATTCCCACGTGTACATTGATGAGGCACCGATGTAGCGGACTTTGCCAGATTGAACGACGTCGTGTAGAGCGCGCATGATCTCTTCCGGGGGTGTTTCACGATCTAGACGGTGGATTTGAAGGACATCTGTACTGTCAGTATGTCGCTTGCTTTATCAAGGAAGACAGACTTACCAATGTAATCGGTTCCAAGACGTTCAAGACACTTATCAACAGCATGGAAAACATGCTTCCTACTCAACCCCATCTGATTCACAAGCGGCCCATCATTGATACTAGCAGGCCTTGTACCATCATCCATAACTGGGTTAAAGATCTTTGACAAAATAACGACCTTTTGACGAGGAATgttgaacttcttcaacgcCTTGCCAATGATGACCTCTGACTCGCCATTGGAGTACGTATCAGCTGTATCCCAGGTGTTGATGCCCTGGTCATAAGCAGCTTTGAGAAGCTTcaggccatcttcctcgtcgagaACCCAGGGTGAGCCTTGCCATGAGCTTGAGCCAAAGGTCATGCAGCCGAGGATGACCTTTGAGATTTTGAGGCCTGTGTTGCCGAGTCTGGGCTGTTAGCAGAGGACTGGCTGGCGGTGGAGGTGCTTACCTAACGTATTCCATTCTGAAGGCACTTGTGAGGATGGtacgagatgatgatgtgacTATTGAACTGGTGTTTCTGTTATGTTTTTAAATGCCGCTTTTATGCCATTACTCTGTTGGAAATTTGCTTACCCGGCTCGAGGCAACGGGTCATCTTCATGCCGACCTCGCCAACGCTGATATCGCCGAACATTTCCTTCCCCGCATTATTCCACCGAGATCATCAACCCCTCACCTCCAACGCCATTCAATCGGCCATCCTTCCAATTGGTCAGCGAGTCATTCGTAGTGGGTGTAGGTTCGGGCTAATATCCGCTGAGATCGTGGGGAAGCAGACAAATTCTATGTTGAAGAGGTGATGTTTTaaaccaccaaagacaagacCCATTgcagcatcaacaatcagCCCAATACCCGCAAGTCATCATGGCACCAAATATTCAGACTATTCCTATTCCTTCAGCGACAGTTCAATCGCACGCTTCAAATTTGTTGCAACTCCCTGACAAGACTGTGCTCTGTACGTGGTTTGGTGGTTCACAAGAAGGACTGCCTGACATCAGCATCTGGCTGTCTCGATTAGAGCCTGGTTCATCGTCTTGGACTACCCCGCAGAAGATCTCGTTTGATGAGAATAGAAGTTGTCAAAATCCAGTCTTGTTCAGAGCACCTAATAATGGGGATATCTGGTTGCTTCACACTTCGCAAGACGCGGGTAATCAGGATGGCGCTTATATCCTGAAGCGCACATCGTCTGACCAGGGTCGTACTTGGTCTGAGCCTAGTCGGCTACTGCCTGACGTGACTGGCATCTTTATCAGACAACCCATTGTCATTAATGGAGACGGTACCTGGATCTTGCCAGTTTTCTACTGTCGCACAGAACCTGGCCATAGATGGATTGGAAGTGACGATATCTCCGGCGTTCTCTACTCAGGTGATAATGGCGCAACTTGGAAGGAGAAGCAAGCACCAGATAGCGTCGGCTCAGTCCACATGAACATCCTCCCCCCAGcatctggctcatcatcttggGTAGCATTCTACCGCAGCCGCTGGGCAGACAATGTCTACCGCTCAACATCCAAAAACGGCATCGACTGGGAAAcaccaaaagcaacaacCCTCCCAAACCCTAACAGCGGTATCTGTGCAGCCCGCTTATCATCAGGCCATatcgccatcgtcttcaacagATCCAACGCCTCAGCCGATACCCTCAAGAGACAAGGCTTATACGATGACATCACGCCTGAGGATGATAAGCGACCCAATCAGGTCACCAAGACAGGAAAGGATGCGATTTGGGGAACGCCGAGAAAGACGTTGACGCTTGGAGTTTCGGAGGATGAGGGGCTGACGTGGAGAGAGCGTGtgcttgaagatggagatgggttTTGTGGGACAAATAGTTCTTCGGGACAGGAGAATAGGGAATTGAGTTATCCGAGTATTTATATTGAAAAGGATGGGGATAGGGATGTTGCGCATGTGGCGTATACTTGGCATCGGCAGCATATTAAATATGTGAGGattcatgatgttgatggatggGTTAGCTCCACTTAAGAAATAGATCtgaattatataaatcacCTGATAGTCTTGTTATACGTAGTGTCTGCAGAGACCGTAGTTAAAGGGATTTGTACGCCTCTATTGTACTTTGTGTTGATAGACCCTATAGCTCACATCATGCGCTTTACACATACGCCTCTCTTGTCTAATAGGATGTGAAGGTATTGTGCCTCTCTTATAATTTCCATAACATAGTAAATAGGATTGGATAACTTTATGTCTCTACTGATAAACCATAATTTTACGCCTGTTTGTACACCTCTATATCTTAATGTTATACATTGTTAATGCCCTAAGCCTCATCTCCAGTCCAGCCTGTTTACCCTACGTTAGAAGGTAACCATTCCGCGGCTTTGTCTCATATCTGAGATTGGTCTAAGGCCAATTCTAGTTACTCGCTGCGATTTTGCACTCAACGTTTCAGCGCTGGCTCGGTCTGGTTTCCGGTCGAGACTGGTGCAATATCCGCGTGCCTCCACCCAACCAGTAGGATTTCTGACCGCCGCCCCATGAGGGCACCAAGCGGACCATGCATTCAGTGCTTGCCACTAGGGTAACTAGATCAGGTGTAAACAATGGATCAAGAGCGACGATGCAAAAGATTGCCAACGTCAGAATGTTGTTAAAAAGAAGGGCATATTTAGGGTCAAGACATAATATCCACTTGCACTACAGTATCTGGGAGCACTCCAAGAAACAGTCAACGCGTACATAATACTTCCTTACAAAAATACTCATCATGACACAAACAAAAGATCATGTTCTCATAACCGGAGCCGGTGGCTTCATCGGCCAAGAACTCATCACATGTCTCCTCAAAGACATGCCCAACGCTCTCTTCACTCTCACCGACATCATCACACCCCCCATTCCCTCAGGAGCAGATCACCAGGTCACATCCCTCAAAGCAGACCTAACAGACCCATCAGCTGTTACATCCCTGCTATCCAACCGTTTCAGTCACGTATACATCCTTCATGGTCTCATGTCCGGTGGTGCAGAAGCCAATCTAGATCTAGGACTCAAGATCAACGTTGACTCGGTGCGAAGTATCCTTGACGTGCTACGAACTGAATACCCTGGTACGAAGGTGGTATTCGCTAGCTCGTGCGCCATCTACGGTCAGACAGATCTAGTGACAGAGTTTGGCACACTTCCTCAGCCTAAGAGTTCATACGGCATTCAGAAATTGCTTGTAGAGCTTTTGATAAATGATTACTCTCGTCGTGGTCTTCTCGACGGACGTATCGTTCGATTACCCACTGTTATTGTCCGTCCAGGCGCACCATCAGCAGCTGCATCAAGCTTTGCATCAGGCATTGTCCGAGAGTCTCTCCAGGGAGTCCCCAACATTCTACCCGTTAGCAGAGACCTCGAGCTATGGGTCTGTAGTCCTGCTACAGTTATCAAGAACCTCATTAAGATCAAAGACGTTCCAAAGGAGAAGTTCGGCGACTCGAGAGTGGTCAACCTGCCGGGCATCACTGTCACCGTGCAGGAGATATTGGACGCTCTGAAGGAGGTTGGTGGTGAGAAGGCGCTGGCGCagattgaagagaagagagatccGGCTATTGAGGCTATTGTAAATAGTTGGCCAGCGAAATTCGATGTATCTAGGGCTTATGGTCTTGGACTTGAGGCCGATGGAAAGGCGTTGGATGCTGTCAAGGCGTTCCATGCAAAGATTGCCAAGAATTAGTCTATCAATACATTTATGCTGCAATAGCAGTGAAAGTTTATGTGACGTGATGATTGACTGGAGAACAAGCCGTGTACGGATGCTCGGCTTGCCCGTTCTGACCGACGTGCAAGATAATGTACACGTATCCGAGTGTTGGCTGCGGAAGTGTCGTACCTTGTTAATAGTTCCAGATCTTTTTAATCGCACTCGAGTCGTCAGCCATACAAGTGATACGCCGTGAGCTGGGAACTGGTCCACAATGGTGCAATAGCTAATGTCTGTgtaaggccaaggccaattTGAGGCTTTAGAAATAGGAGTCAAAGCATGGAACAAGAGTGAAAGATTTGCCGAGAATATTGGTTACGTATGCTACTTGGCGAGTACATCTATGCGCTATCAAATTGTTCTCAGTTACGAAAGCCCTCTATAACTTCGACAAGAGACGCGTGTACGCATTACCAACCACCATATGATCAACATCCAACGTATTCACCAAGCTAGGTCTCGCTTCACTCAGCGACGTGATGCCGCAGAGACGCATCGAAGTCTCAAGCTCATCTTTAAGAACTGTGATTTGTTAGCTTGGCCGCTGCAATTTAGACAGGAGAACTTACTGTGACAGAGATGTTCTGCACCGTCTTGGCCGTGGATAAGCGAGTATAGGAATGGCCGACCAATACCAACTGCTGTTGCTCCAAGGGCGATGGCCTTCAAGATGTCTGAACCCCGGTCGAAACCGCCGTCGATGTAGACTTCCAGCTGATCAAAGACTTCTGGGCAGTTCTTCCGTAGTTCCAGTAGGACTAGAATACTGGCTTGGGCACTGGGAAACATTAGCTTTAGTTTGTGActgaaagaagaaatcaCTGACCCATCCAACGATCGTCCACCATGGTTACTCAACAACacaccctcaacaccatACTCCGCCGCCTTAATAACGTCTTCCGCAGTCTGAACACCCTTCAACACAATCGGCAATCCTCCGCAAGCCTCGCGTATCCAAGCTAAGTCATCCCAACACAGCGACTTGTCAATATACTGCGCCATAAGACGCCCAAACCCACTCCCCTTCTTATCCTTACTGCTCTCACCGCCACTGATCGCCGACTTGACAGTTTGTTCCTGCGCAGCTCTCTCATCTGCCTCACGCTTGCCAGGTACTGGCGCATCGACCGTTACAAAAATTGCTTTGACGCCAAGATCACCTACGGTCTTGAGTAGCTCGATGGTCTTTTCGTGGTTGGAGTTGACGTATAGCTGGAAGAAAAAAGGCTGTGTTGGTGGAGCGGCTTTGACGATTGACTTTAGCGAGAAAGAGGCATTACTTGAGATCTATGATGCATCATTATTAGAGAGCTTTGAGTATTGATCCACGGGGTTGCTTACACATTGGATGATGCCCTCGTTGGCCGCAGCCCGACTAAGCGCC encodes:
- a CDS encoding related to dehydrogenase, encoding MAQTNTLVLADALSSLPQVPTSHQQLRTQTRSNIKNPSSPAPVLVILDDDPTGTQTCHDITILTVWDVQNLVSTLKQVGTGNGFFILTNSRALHPQQARDLMIEICTNLKTAAQETNLSYEIVLRGDSILRGHFPLEPEAVEHVNGAFDAWILCPFFLQGGRYTINDIHYVHEGDQLIPAADTPFAKDATFGYKSSNLRDYVVEKSKGKIPHDNIDSIDLETIRVGGPDAVLKKIMQLPTRNDTPVVLVINAAADEDIDVVVTALLQASQQGKKFLYRTGAAFVSARLGISSIPPLSAGQLGLSKSVGGLIIAGSYVPKTTAQLDSLVQKSGSNLTTITLNVKALLKSDEAAKEDVAKAIDLASQHIRNGQDVLVMTSRELIVGKDEIESLDIGSKIALALVSFLQGLEQKPRYIIAKGGITSSDMATKGLRMKRALIVGQAAPGVPMWRCDEPESKWPGLNYVVFPGNVGHNDSLYEVVRQWREIE
- a CDS encoding related to aryl-alcohol dehydrogenases translates to MFGDISVGESHHHLVPSSQVPSEWNTLGLKISKVILGCMTFGSSSWQGSPWVLDEEDGLKLLKAAYDQGINTWDTADTYSNGESEVIIGKALKKFNIPRQKVVILSKIFNPVMDDGTRPASINDGPLVNQMGLSRKHVFHAVDKCLERLGTDYIDRETPPEEIMRALHDVVQSGKVRYIGASSMYTWEFARLQYIAQSKGWTPFISMQPFYNLLYREEEREMLPFCEATGVGVIPWSPIARGLLAKPLSSKNDEANQSIRSQSDKKTETWFADANLEIVNRVEKVAADKGISMALVATAWVLQKGCYPILGLNSEKRIKESVEALNVKFTKEELEYLESEYRPRNIQGM
- a CDS encoding related to neuraminidase (sialidase); amino-acid sequence: MAPNIQTIPIPSATVQSHASNLLQLPDKTVLCTWFGGSQEGLPDISIWLSRLEPGSSSWTTPQKISFDENRSCQNPVLFRAPNNGDIWLLHTSQDAGNQDGAYILKRTSSDQGRTWSEPSRLLPDVTGIFIRQPIVINGDGTWILPVFYCRTEPGHRWIGSDDISGVLYSGDNGATWKEKQAPDSVGSVHMNILPPASGSSSWVAFYRSRWADNVYRSTSKNGIDWETPKATTLPNPNSGICAARLSSGHIAIVFNRSNASADTLKRQGLYDDITPEDDKRPNQVTKTGKDAIWGTPRKTLTLGVSEDEGLTWRERVLEDGDGFCGTNSSSGQENRELSYPSIYIEKDGDRDVAHVAYTWHRQHIKYVRIHDVDGWVSST
- a CDS encoding related to nucleoside-diphosphate-sugar epimerase, encoding MTQTKDHVLITGAGGFIGQELITCLLKDMPNALFTLTDIITPPIPSGADHQVTSLKADLTDPSAVTSLLSNRFSHVYILHGLMSGGAEANLDLGLKINVDSVRSILDVLRTEYPGTKVVFASSCAIYGQTDLVTEFGTLPQPKSSYGIQKLLVELLINDYSRRGLLDGRIVRLPTVIVRPGAPSAAASSFASGIVRESLQGVPNILPVSRDLELWVCSPATVIKNLIKIKDVPKEKFGDSRVVNLPGITVTVQEILDALKEVGGEKALAQIEEKRDPAIEAIVNSWPAKFDVSRAYGLGLEADGKALDAVKAFHAKIAKN
- a CDS encoding probable CYB2-lactate dehydrogenase cytochrome b2 — translated: METSIETRRVSLNDLKQHNTASDCWIAVHSKVWDITHFINEHPGGPEVLLNLAGSDATELYNDVHAPDIIEDLPSEKLIGLLEESAITRPIPKITDIDPVPPPASRTQTNEALSTPKTKTIPPIDAILSAPDYEKAARDSLSAKTWAFYSSAATDLVTYGKNKELVRRVMIRPRILRNVSQVNYKASILGFDSSAPFFISPAAMARLAHPDGELALSRAAANEGIIQCISSNASFSLKSIVKAAPPTQPFFFQLYVNSNHEKTIELLKTVGDLGVKAIFVTVDAPVPGKREADERAAQEQTVKSAISGGESSKDKKGSGFGRLMAQYIDKSLCWDDLAWIREACGGLPIVLKGVQTAEDVIKAAEYGVEGVLLSNHGGRSLDGAQASILVLLELRKNCPEVFDQLEVYIDGGFDRGSDILKAIALGATAVGIGRPFLYSLIHGQDGAEHLCHILKDELETSMRLCGITSLSEARPSLVNTLDVDHMVVGNAYTRLLSKL